The segment CTTGTCCACCCATTAAGGAGATATCAGCTCGAGTTGACTAAATAAAAGCTGTTCTCAAACTTACCTATGAATCCAAAGATGTATTTTATAGTTGGCACAAGGATGACCAAAACATTATTCAGTGCGAGAAGTATGGCCGCAATCAGGAAATGTCTTATCCAACTGAAAGGTCTTTTGGGAAACAAGAGTGTGGTCACTGATGTACGAATCTGCAACAAGAAAGTTCAAAGTTGATTTTATCTACAATTTCAAATATTCTTGTCTCTCTAAAACatcttctacatttttcttttttctcccccaaaaaaatctcagtgttgatttatcttccaaaatttcattatcatggtaaaatacacataatagaaattatttaccatcttaaccatttttaagtgtacaggtcGGTTATTAAGTACATTGATATTATTATGCAACCTTGATGCTGACATGTGTTTGAGAGAGTATTTtccttgtgcttgctttctcagctttcagattttttcttaaaaataatctcagaaagagataaaataacAGGTAAGACATAGAATTCAGGGACACGGGAAAACCCTTGTTGATTTCTAAGCATGTCTTGTTACACTTCTCATGAACAGGATTTTTACAAatctgggtttggttttttgttttattttttttcaatttggcattgtatttaacattttgccacataatgttttttaaaaatacgataCTCTTTGTATTtactcctctctctttttttcccttttacctcCCCCCTTCCCAATTAGAGATTATAAATGTACAAAAAGCAAAGAATAGGACCTAATAATTTTAACATTCTTCAAAGTTTCTAGTTTGGTGTcttgcacacagcaggcactcaataagtGTTGAATTAAATTGAACAGAACaaatcccttccctcccttccggAGCCTTGACAGACTTAGCCCTATTTCAGGCAGCTACAATAAGTAGGTGAAGGGTCAAGAGAGGCTCTGTTTGTGGCAGCCTTTCAAGTTACTGTGCTGTAACCGGATAAAAAGATCCTTGTGGGTAGAGGGAATGCCCTTCATGTTTGAACAGCTTAACAAAGTAGAAAATACTCTTATCTTTGGAATCTTTTAGAGGACACTTTTTGACTTGGTGGAATTAGTCTATTGGCTTTTCAGTAAGTGAGCACTTCAGTTAAGCTAGGACTTCACATTTTTAGAAATGCTGGGGttgatttttcacttaaaattttacttctgAAATCTTTTACTGGTGGAGAGATGGgaactcatttgagagagaaaatgtaaaatacatttagaaacaCATGTGTGCACGACAAAAACTTCGAGCCGAATCGCTTGTAGTGTCTAATGGGACATTCCTTTCATACCACTCCACCAAAAATTAAAGCCATCTGTTTAAGTTTCAAAAGCAATTTCATTTCCAGAATGGCAAACCAGATAGTCTCTGGAAATGGTTTAACAGTGACTTtgtaaaggattttaaaaattggattagtGAAAATTATGAAACTCGCTCTGAAAAGTTGGCTGAAGAAAGCAAATGGTTTGAGAGCATTTTCCCCAGCTGCCCATCATTTCTACATTATGATCCACAATTCGTGCTTATTCAGTCTTGTCCAAACTGGTCTCATTAGGCTTAAAAATGAGATTTCTATGATACATCCACACGGCTTAAGGATTTATTTGTCTGAAAGTGCTAAACATATAGAACGCGCAAGTAGAATGCAGGTTATTTTCAGGCAGCGGTCATACCTATgtgctttttttgtcttttgttaaaGTTAATACTCTTTAGTCAAGAGGCTGAGTTAGAGGTAAGCCTGTATGGACAGGGTCCCGGAATGTGAAGGCAGTTTCCCACGGTCTCATGGCTCCCGGAGAGACGAGGATTTGGCCTGATGATGGAAGGGTGCAGAAGGCTTACAGGAATCATGGTTGGGAAAGATGGCGAAAGCTGGCTCCTCACcgcaaagaaagaacaaaatcccCAGCAGAACTGAAGGCATATGGAGCTGCCAGTGCATTTCCTCAGAAGGCTAAGAGGGCAAACTGGGACACGGCGGGCTGCGGCTGGTGGGAGGTGGTGGcggaaaagaatagaagaaaacttgCTGCTCATTCTCTGTGAAAATGCTGCCATGAGAGCTGAGCCTGGATCAATAGGTCCTTGCAGCTCTGTTTACCTACGTCGGGAGTGAGGGAGTCTGGCCTGTCACCCACAAAGCACTGCCTGCTGTTCCACTTATCTAAGTGCCTTTTCTCTACTGACACAAACTGATAAGAACCTGGAAATGTGGGTCAGATGctgttgggtggggggaggtcgtAGCAACGGCCATGGCCTCTGACCCAGAATGATTCCAGAAAGGTCCTTGGCAACTCTAGAAAAAAACATGTTACTTCCAGAGAGCCTATTCAGAATAGGAGTCTGTGAGGGGGTGCTGTGTTCTAATCCGAGGACCCAATGAAAGGCAGAGTAAAAGTGGGAACCTTCGTTAGGtctgaactcttaaaaaaaaatcaatcctatTGTTTAGAAGTGAATCACAGTCTCACTTTGTAAGACCGCTTAAGATCAGAGCGTCGGAAATAGCGTGGACCACTACTCTATTCCAGTTCGTGGCAATGTCTGCCGTATTTCTATGCCTGTATCGAATGGGGGATCTGAAGGCAGAATCGATGAAAAGAATGGTTTCACTGttgtaaaataaaagagaagtagCTAGAGAAGCtgagatgtgattttttttttttttaaggtgtggCAAATGGAACGTGAGTCTGTGTTCTTGATAAACTCATCAGGATTATCTGGTTCTCTGTTTTTCATGCGATGTGGGAACTTTACTGCATAAAGGGAGGTACAAGCTGAAAGTGGTGTTCATAGTCTTTGGGCAGGAGGTGCAGTCCCATAATggacagccctgcccacaccaccACCCCAACACTGGAAACAGAAATGTTGGGACACCAGTGAAAAAGCAAttcacttcatttattcatttgttcgaTAATCATTTTTGCACTCAATATGTGTCTttgattaagaagaaaaaaactgacgtaactggagaaaataaagataataaatggAATAATCAAAGGAAAATCCATCTAACCACCACCAACAGCAACAGCCTTGTTGTCTCTTCTTGGACTCCTAAGAAAAAGAGCCCActtaccatttgttgaaagaagtagaatataaaattatacctACAATTGATAGATTTTTATCCTAATAGagtaggttttgtttgtttttattatttgtatgtgGGGATAGCAAAGCGAagtaaataaatttcttattGGTCAAGCGCTTCTTAATTCAAAGAAAGCCTCGGGAGAACCCCGCTGTGCAGGACTCGGTGTTGGACATGTTGAAAGTCTTGGCTGTAAATGGGAAGGAACAAACACCCCAACTTCTCGCACTTCAGGGTTTGACCGGGACGAGGAGGCTTTTTTTTGCCCTCCGTGTTCACTTTTATACTCTCCATCGTACCCATGGAGGCTTGGCTCATTTAGCAGATCCTCACCCAAACTGAAATTCATGGCAAATGGCAGCAAGGGGAACAGCCTCTGCTTTTGCCAGAAAAGGCAGTTTATGCATCTCCAGAAAAGGCAAGATTCCTTTGGAGACCGTTTTTCGTGGCAACCATTGTTGAGCTCCGGGCCAGTCACTGTGCACATCCTTAACCTCCAGGACTTTGAACCCAGGGGGAGAAGGTGGGCACTTACACAGATGATCTCAGTGTAACACTGTAAGGTCAGAGACAGAATTACGTGCAAAATGTTTCATGAATGTTAACGTTGGGTGAAAATTCTTAAGGATAAcagttatttttctgaaatttggtTCTCATAGTCAGTTCTGATTCTAAGGACCATCTCATGGGAGATGTTTCTTACTACCCTTCCTGATGGTCTGACTTATACCAGTGCCTTATCTGTCATGAGAGAAAGAACTTCTATGGGGAGCTCTAGATTTTAAATGTTGAGGTGAAATGACCATCAGTAGATGAAGGGCTGACTTCCACTTCCCATTATCTTGACCCCAGCCATCAGTGTCCTGCTAGGAACACTGCATGAGTCAACGGTGACTGACGAGCGCATGACCACAGCCAAGTCCATTAGTCTACTGAGACCACAACGTGAAAGCACTATATTTAGGCCTTATGAATAAAACAATACAGAAGCACAGAACAGACTTCTTTAATAAATTACTTTGATTCAATAATGATagaagtgcctactgtgtgccaaaaATTAGTCAGTGATAGCTTTACACACACAAAGAAGGGCTTTCAACATTCTTTCCTCAGAGACGCTGTCTGCTTAGAAATTTTACCCTATGGTACACTTTCTGTCTACAGCTGTCTTCTGCCTTGTACTCACGGTAGAGCTGATTTTAAGCTAAAGCTGTGTGCATGTCATTTGAAATACTTTCAGACATATGAGAGGCAAGATATTATTTAAGAGTAAAATATTAGCCCTCCTGGTAATAAGGATCTGATTTCATGCACTCATGAAAAAGGAATGTGTCAAAAAATATTTCAGCACACAAGCTGCATTTAAAGTGACCACAGTGTCATTATAGGAGTCGTCCTCCTACGCTGGGCCCTGTATGGAACATTCTGTACAGGATGGTGCTGGTTACTAGGTCACTTATTTTCCCCCctaaaatgaatgagtaaattcAGTGTTCATGAAAGGAGAAGAGTTGGCAGGAGAATGCAGACCTGTGTTTATCCACAGGTGGTGGTTTTAACTCACGCAGCCCAAATCTCTTCAACCAGCCCTGCTCTGTGGTCTCAGAACCAGTGACGCCAAAGGCAAGTGCCAAGAAGGGGCGATCCCAGTGTGAGTCTGGCAGAGGACGCGTATCAGTTTTGGGGGTCGTAGAAAAGCTAAATGATgcataataaaactatttttccaGGAATTTAGTTCTCGCATGTAATTTACTTAAGAGGATTCCCCTTCTCGTTGGTCTTCAAGGAATTGCATGAAGGCGACTCTTGAATGTTACCGCAGCACAACgcactggggcgggggggatgaAATACGTTCAGAACTGGCGAAAACACAATGAACTGAAAAGTAATGTGGTTTTGGCTTTCAAGTTTCAGAAGCTCTATGAACTCTTACTCATTCCTACTAACCCACAAGATAGGCTCAGATTCCAAAGGCAGATCCTGAGTTTCTAACAATAAATTTtgacctcaataaagctggaaaataaatatagaaatgcaCTTGGTGATTTTTCCCTCCTATATTTTAGAAGTGTTTAACATCTAAGAATATTTGTTGTATCTACATATTAAATTGTCCATTTTAAACGGCTCCAAAGTGCTGTATAAAAATAACGTCTTCAGGCATTGCAATTGCAAACACGCACATTATAATGAAATCCACATCAAATGGGAACATGTGTACAATCTAGGAGGTTCGGCAGGATTCTCCCATCAAAGTTTCATGTACTTACTGGGAACAAGACAATGGGCACTGTTAGCGTCACTGCCACGAGGACCGCCACGCGAACCATGAGGAGAGGGGTGTCGAATGTGTAGACTTTGCTGTAAGCATGTAGTAATTCGTCTTCAACTTCTCctacaaagagggagagaatgggtTCACTTGGTGCTGTCAGGTCGATACCAACAGGAACATTTTACAAAGGGAACACagtaaaatggggggaaaaaacccagttGTGGGAATCTGGACATCTCTGTTACTCCTGTCTCTGAGCTTGTTAGTGGTGTGACGCTTCTTCAAACGAACAAGGGAGCCCTGCAGCTTAGGGAGTTGCAGAAGCCAGAATCAAATTATGAACGTTCCTCTCTAGCTCATTTGCTTCGTGATAAGTCTATCTCTGCTGTATGGAAGCCTTGCAAAAGACGTGACAAGCTGAGGTGCTCTGGTGGAAGGGGGTGAAAGGGCCAAGCCCCATCAGCCTGTCCCTCACATCCTGCcgccaccccccactcccacctgccCAGGGAGCTTTGATGCAGCTTCTCTGAACCTAGTATGGAAACCTTAGGACACATGAACTCTAACTCTTGTTTCAAGTTCAACAATTCCGACTCCATCATGACGCTGATACAgacttttggaatttttttcaagcttttgCTTGTCTTATGAAACTCCTTAGAGTCAATATAAGTAACATGCAAGGATGAATGTGCATGATTTTTACAGGGTCTCTTAGTGAATATTGATCTAAGATTAAAATGCCACCCACCTAGAAGCCATATTCATTCAGAATTCCAGATACAAATGACATGGAGATGCTTATAGAATCAGacgtagtttgtttgtttgttttcctccccactcccctccgaGGCAGacgagttggggggggggtggtaaaaATACCTTCCGTGGTATCGATCTGACTTTAATTAATTCACAATCCAACAAAGAGTTCATGCCCAATCTAACGTGAGTGCTTGGTTAATAGCCAAATATTAgtcaaatggaaaaaaaccccaagtaaATGGTGCCTCCTCCCTGGTCTCTTCCTCCACAATTTGTCTTGCAATCAATCTAATTTACTAAGTCAGGAAacacaaaactaaacaaaaaagtTAGAGGTTTATATAAAAGGTAGCTTTACGTCGCTAACATTGATTAGTGACAACAGTTCAATGTTAGAATCCCTGAAATATGTTTCCAGGGCCGAAAGGCAGTAACAGTCCTACTTCTTGTAGGATTAATGTGTCCATTAAGATGCCATAGAGAAATTGTTCTAGGCATAATCTAACGTGTCCATAgttgctttcctttgtttttggtaGTACGTTCTCAGACTGAAGGGAATTCTCTCATGTCATTTTTTCTCAGGAAACCATTCACTCTAACAGAATAGAATGGGATGAGCCAGCAAACTTGCCTAACGCTCCAAGCCCCCAGATTCCACTTGCCTGGTAAACAAAAAGCACGTTCCAACTCTAGGACTTTGCACTTTTCCTACCATTTGTTTGGTAGTTAGTTATTCCACCAGGAGAGCTTTACAATATACAATTGGACTCACTGTCATTGCTTCTAGCTTGAGACGGCCTAGGGAGTCAAGCTAAAGAAAGATCATCTACCCCTTagggaaaataattcaaatgtgaGGGctggtttttataaaatatgtgtgaATTCACAAATGGGTGTAAACTGTTGGCCCCGCTGATTCAGGTCCCATTTTCTTCGATCAAGTGACAAGGCTGACGTAGCCTGCTAATGGATGATGCGTACTGGAGACCAGGCCGCTTAGAGAAGGCAACTTAAAGAATTCTACCTACCCGGTTAATGATCAGTGCAACTAGCATCTGCACAAAGAGAATGACTTTGACAGAGCGACGTACCGTAGAAGGTCAGGTAACCAAAGAGGGCAGCGAGCAGGTACATGACAAGCATCCCCGTGATGGAAATATTCGACACTGTCTGCATCTTCCTCCGGGACCGactgaaaagaaaacaccaaGCTTTGTgggttgtgttttgttgttttttttttttttttggNtttccatttttttcttttttttttttagatgtatttatttgagagagagagagagcgagagagagaacacaagcagggggaggggcaaagggagagggagagagaatctctggcagactccctgctgagggcagagcccaacacagggctccatctcatgaccctgagatcatgacctgagctgaaagcaagagtcagatatttaactgactgaatcacctaggtgcccctgtttccatttttcttaaacGCCACTCCTTCAGTCTTAGGGACAACCGTTTTCCTAGAagactgttttattttgtgttgatACATATACTTGTCTACTGAGTATTCAAGAATGTAATAACATAAAGATCAACCTGGCTCCTAATGTAGAAAGCTTTCATATTTCACAGTGAGATGGGCTGAATGAGGACACAAACCTACTAGAATCAGCAAAGCACAACTTTCATGAGTCCAGACTACCAGGAAGCCTGGAGAGCTTCTGGAAACCATTCTGGAGAGCACCCAGCCACTTAAGGCCAATTGTCAGGCCTCAGAAATGACTACTATCACTTCTTGATCTTTGGCTAAAATCGAGTGTAGAGTAACTGCTACATGTGATTTTTCCAAGTAAACCAAAGACATCAAAATACTTGAAAGTATTCCAGAAATTTCTTATAAGGTAAATCAGAATTTGTGAAGCAAGTTGTTGCTATTTATAGAGAATAAAGAGAGTGAGGTTGTTGATATCTGGATTCAATAAATTGAGAAGGATTATAGGAAATCCTTCTCTAAAGATAAAGGGGAAAACTATGCTAGTGGGCTCAGGCGTATTTCATACCTAAGGAGATATCACCAACCTCAAAGGGAAAAGACTATTAATGAATCACAGAATTTCAGCTAGAAGATCAAGATTGGCTAGCCAGTACACGGAAGACACGGAAGACTCCACTGTACCCATAAGACAGTGAAGTTGGGTTTTGGCGCATCCTCACGGTGAATGTCTTCTAGACAAGGGTTAGGGACTGACCACAAGTGACATCAATGGCTTAGCAAGGCAATCTTAACCATAATTTTTGGTCTTCATGGGTATGGTCATTTCTGGTTGAAGTGATATCATTCCCagcaaaattcaaattcaatttcctCATGCCTGCCAAAATTCTACTAGCCAttggctcctcctccccctgccctaaACCCCTCTTGTGGACCAATAGGATGGAGAAATAGGCGAGAAGGAAGCAGATAAGGTAGTGCAGTGCGGGGGCTGATTCACACCTTTTGGTTAAAGTACATCCCTGATGAGTGGTATGGACCACAAACTTTCTCTGGAGAAAAAGCCATTAACCATGCTTCTGCATAAAGCACCTTTGACCATATGAgcacattttcaaaacaaatcGGAATGCTAACATTAGGGCTTCCTTACTCTTTAAGTTCACTGTAGATGGGAAGGACCTCAGGATGGCACACAAAAGCAAATGCTAGGATAGGAATCGCGTAGGCCgtctgaaaaacaaagataatcaCGCTGGTGTAACATTCCGACACAGACGGCCATCCCCAACCAGCTCTGCTGATGAACAGAGATTCGCTGTATGATTCGGCTCATCACTTACCCGGGAGTTGAATACAAAGTATTTGGGTTGACACTTGTCATCACCGTGTGCTTCGTACTCTACCCCACTGCCACGAAGAGAGTTCTTGGCCTGGTTCTCGTCTAGGCCTGCGGGATTCCGGTGCGTGTAATCCATCATGAAGTTCACCCCGCTACTCTCGGAGTCGTTAGGCAGCATTACCATGTGCACTGGAAGCGTATTGTTGAGTGTCACATTCCCAACATTGTGATCCAGGACGGGCAGAGGGCAGGGTATTTGGAACTTCTTGTAAATCACCTAGGcccagccattaaaaaaaaaaaaaaaatcagccttttgaggaaaacaatgaaacaaaaatccaTATATGTCTTACGGGGTAGAGGTTCGGGGCCTCTGCTGAGGGTTCCTTTCAGACTAATGGACAAGGGAGACTCCCTCCAGCATCTGCCCTAAGGAAAGGGTTGGAACGATGGTTGCCCTGAGAGTCAACAGGACAGTATTTTGCGTGTATCCATCTTAAGTGTCATTCATATTCTTTTGTGAGAAAGGTGATCATTGCCTTGCTACATTTCATCTCTTTTAGTTCttcaaactaaaataaataagggTTATCAAaaattctcctctcctcctttgtCTTTTTAGGGAAATGCTGTATACATTTTGGCATCCatgattttacaaaaaaaaaaatctcccttttggtggggagtgagggcagtgggaagaaggatttcttctttaattccacTGGGGTTGCCCTCTTTTCATGGGTGGAATGTACAGGAGAAGATGGCAGATTGATGAAGCTAATTCTATAGCCTACTCATTTCTCTTCTTGgactcttctcttcttcctccacctttctAAATGGTAGGTCATTGTCACATACTGCTTGAAGGGTTCCTCTGGTCCAAATATACATCCAGTGTGCTTTGAACATACTATTAGCCACAGCCTTGACGTTCTAACGCAACTATTTCTAAACTCatgactgtcctttccccattccAAATTAGAGTGCAAGAAAATGGCTTATGATGCAAGAAGAATTTCATGCTCGGGAAGTGCTTGAACAAAAACGAGGACACTAATTCAGAGACTAAGTGTCTCATGCTCAGCAACCTACCGGGATCGTGTCAATAAATCACTTACCACACTGACAAAAAACACCATGCAGGTAAGAGAAAATCCACTGGTATAACCAAGGTAACCTAAAAGTTAGCAGAGAAATTCTGGAAGGTGAATATGGTATCTACAATTGGCTTACCTATtagaatatgaaatgaaaataaaaattaaaaatgactttacctaa is part of the Ailuropoda melanoleuca isolate Jingjing chromosome 16, ASM200744v2, whole genome shotgun sequence genome and harbors:
- the SLC38A4 gene encoding sodium-coupled neutral amino acid transporter 4 isoform X2, producing the protein MDPMELRNVNIEPDDESVSGESAQDSYTGMGHLEKAAMSSQFTNEDAESQKFLTNGFLGDKKLADYDDEHHPGTTSFGMSSFNLSNAIMGSGILGLSYAMANTGIILFIIMLLAVAILSLYSVHLLLKTAKEGGSLIYEKLGEKAFGWPGKIGAFVSITMQNIGAMSSYLFIIKYELPEVIRAFMGLEENTGEWYLNGNYLVIFVSLGIILPLSLLKNLGYLGYTSGFSLTCMVFFVSVVIYKKFQIPCPLPVLDHNVGNVTLNNTLPVHMVMLPNDSESSGVNFMMDYTHRNPAGLDENQAKNSLRGSGVEYEAHGDDKCQPKYFVFNSRTAYAIPILAFAFVCHPEVLPIYSELKDRSRRKMQTVSNISITGMLVMYLLAALFGYLTFYGEVEDELLHAYSKVYTFDTPLLMVRVAVLVAVTLTVPIVLFPFIVFSPVLNVFHPPRPSALCCGNIQESPSCNSLKTNEKGNPLK
- the SLC38A4 gene encoding sodium-coupled neutral amino acid transporter 4 isoform X3, whose translation is MDPMELRNVNIEPDDESVSGESAQDSYTGMGHLEKAAMSSQFTNEDAESQKFLTNGFLGDKKLADYDDEHHPGTTSFGMSSFNLSNAIMGSGILGLSYAMANTGIILFIIMLLAVAILSLYSVHLLLKTAKEGGSLIYEKLGEKAFGWPGKIGAFVSITMQNIGAMSSYLFIIKYELPEVIRAFMGLEENTGEWYLNGNYLVIFVSLGIILPLSLLKNLGYLGYTSGFSLTCMVFFVSVVIYKKFQIPCPLPVLDHNVGNVTLNNTLPVHMVMLPNDSESSGVNFMMDYTHRNPAGLDENQAKNSLRGSGVEYEAHGDDKCQPKYFVFNSRTAYAIPILAFAFVCHPEVLPIYSELKDRSRRKMQTVSNISITGMLVMYLLAALFGYLTFYGEVEDELLHAYSKVYTFDTPLLMVRVAVLVAVTLTVPIVLFPCVVLR